In Salvia hispanica cultivar TCC Black 2014 unplaced genomic scaffold, UniMelb_Shisp_WGS_1.0 HiC_scaffold_554, whole genome shotgun sequence, the following are encoded in one genomic region:
- the LOC125199553 gene encoding uncharacterized protein LOC125199553, which translates to MDPPLPLPLPPPPPYTPANHIVLPKQARNHDHIPKQPIRLRPRSRTNPMVWLGAVLCLVFSLLLIFFGIATLIIFVGIKPRSPVLDIPAATLSVIYFDSPQFLNGDITFLANFTNPNRKLGVKFEYLNIELYFSGSLIASKVVEPFRQRAGEVRLIQVHLLSSLVYLQPNLAIRLQKQEQRNRVVYDIKANFRVKFEVGVVHYSYALHGSCVIEMTSPPNGALITRHCTTKR; encoded by the coding sequence ATGgatcctcctcttcctcttcctcttccaccacctccaccatACACACCAGCCAACCACATTGTCTTACCAAAACAAGCAAGAAACCATGACCATATTCCAAAGCAACCGATCCGCCTGCGGCCGAGGAGCAGGACTAATCCGATGGTGTGGCTTGGGGCAGTCCTGTGCCTCGTCTTCAGCCTCCTCCTCATCTTCTTCGGCATCGCCACGCTCATCATCTTCGTGGGGATCAAGCCGCGGAGCCCGGTCTTGGACATCCCTGCAGCGACCCTCAGCGTGATCTACTTCGACTCCCCACAGTTTCTCAACGGAGACATCACATTCCTTGCAAACTTCACGAACCCTAACCGGAAACTGGGAGTCAAGTTCGAGTACCTCAACATCGAGCTCTACTTCTCGGGCAGTTTGATTGCGAGCAAGGTTGTGGAGCCTTTCAGGCAGAGGGCGGGGGAAGTGCGGCTGATACAAGTTCATCTGCTGTCGAGCCTGGTGTATCTGCAGCCGAATCTTGCGATCCGGCTGCAGAAGCAGGAGCAGAGGAATAGAGTTGTGTACGATATCAAGGCGAATTTTAGAGTGAAGTTTGAGGTGGGAGTGGTGCATTATTCTTATGCATTGCACGGGAGCTGCGTGATAGAGATGACGAGCCCACCCAATGGCGCACTCATCACGCGCCACTGCACAACAAAGAGATGA